One genomic window of Quercus lobata isolate SW786 chromosome 9, ValleyOak3.0 Primary Assembly, whole genome shotgun sequence includes the following:
- the LOC115959507 gene encoding serine/threonine-protein kinase CTR1 isoform X2, translating into MPHRTTYFFPRQFPDRGLEPASSSPKQVLDHEKQKIINNSFSTTITASKSSKSAFVVESDRNDDFTSDDVDTFLSHQTKSKKKQQFAAFCDWLVEKKTELRSNLHVNNNNNNNNKSSFSCDEDQDRNDRELLLSPQPQPEQEQQQPRGIERSLELLDRQVSLPRLSSTDESSYAGSLFSGTTTFDGNLSSSASGVKDSTKEEEEEVVVVVVEDTKEESLAQRAKQSYYLQVSLAKRLGAQAGLACQMPAVVDESSTGPQVSDAETVSYRLWVSGCLSYTDKISDGFYNILGMNPYVWLMCNDVEEGSQLPPLMSLKEVDHNETSMEVVLVDRRGDSRLKELEDKAQELYCASEDTFMLVKKLGKLVAIYMGGTFPVENGDLHLRWKLVSKRLRNFRKCVVLPIGSLSMGLCRHRAILFKKLADYIGLPCRIARGCKYCVADHRSSCLVKIEDNKQSLREYVVDLVGEPGNVHGPDSSINGGLLSSVPSPLQISHLKEFQQPQVDSASYCQILNSEEQTCAPKNPLFLGCGEECTQIMESSLAPFEESSLTPFKLEGNAENFILNRPTLQSSQVIKNSVKQPKGSLLSESDLKDVDRRLVKQGKFPSVTNQKYLNLEPSLAMDWLEISWDELHIKERVGAGSFGTVHRAEWHGSDVAVKVLTMQDFDDDDLKEFLREVAIMKRVRHPNVVLFMGAVTKRPHLSIVTEYLPRGSLFRLIHKPASGEMMDNRKKLRMALDVAKGINYLHCLNPPVVHWDLKSPNLLVDKNWTVKVADFGLSRFKANTFISSKSVAGTPEWMAPEFLRGEPSNEKSDVYSFGVILWELVTMQQPWNGLSPAQVVGAVAFQNRRLTIPQNVSPVLASLMESCWADDPAQRPSFPSIVDSLKKLLKSPGQLIQMGGK; encoded by the exons atgcCTCACAGAACCACTTACTTTTTCCCGAGGCAATTTCCAGACCGTGGACTTGAGCCAGCCTCATCGTCACCCAAACAAGTCTTAGATCACGAAAAgcaaaaaatcatcaacaactCATTCAGCACCACCATCACCGCAAGCAAAAGCAGCAAAAGCGCTTTCGTCGTCGAAAGTGACAGAAACGATGATTTCACGAGCGACGATGTGGACACCTTTCTTTCTCATCAAACCAAGAGCAAGAAAAAGCAACAGTTCGCTGCTTTTTGCGACTGGTTAGTTGAGAAGAAGACCGAGCTTCGATCCAATCTTCACGtgaataataacaacaacaacaacaataagtCTTCGTTTTCATGTGACGAAGATCAAGATCGCAATGATCGCGAGCTTTTGCTatcaccacaaccacaaccagaGCAGGAGCAGCAGCAGCCACGTGGCATTGAGAGGAGCTTGGAGCTGTTGGATCGGCAAGTTTCGCTGCCGAGGCTTTCGAGTACCGATGAGAGCAGTTACGCTGGGAGCTTGTTCTCTGGAACGACGACGTTTGATGGGAACTTGTCGTCGAGCGCGAGCGGTGTTAAGGACTCGACgaaggaagaagaggaggaggtggtggtggtggtggtggaggataCTAAGGAGGAGAGTTTGGCTCAGAGAGCGAAGCAAAGTTACTACTTACAGGTTTCGTTGGCTAAGAGACTCGGTGCTCAGGCTGGTCTTGCTTGTCAAATGCCTGCGGTTGTGGATGAGAGTAGCACTGGACCTCAAGTTTCAGATGCTGAAACTGTTTCCTATCGTCTCtgg GTTAGTGGTTGCTTGTCTTACACTGATAAGATATCAGATGGTTTCTATAACATATTGGGAATGAATCCATATGTGTGGCTGATGTGCAATGATGTGGAGGAAGGTAGTCAGTTGCCACCATTGATGTCGCTTAAGGAAGTTGATCACAATGAGACATCCATGGAGGTGGTTCTTGTTGATAGACGCGGGGACTCTCGGCTTAAAGAACTTGAAGATAAGGCACAAGAACTGTATTGTGCTTCAGAGGATACCTTTATGTTGGTGAAGAAGCTAGGCAAACTTGTTGCTATTTACATGGG GGGCACTTTTCCAGTGGAGAATGGAGATCTCCACTTGCGCTGGAAATTGGTCAGCAAGAGATTGAGGAATTTTCGGAAATGCGTTGTGCTCCCTATTGGCAGTCTATCTATGGGACTTTGCAGGCATCGTGCAATTCTTTTCAAG AAGTTGGCAGATTACATAGGTTTGCCATGTCGGATTGCTCGGGGCTGCAAGTACTGTGTGGCTGATCATCGCTCTTCTTGTCTTGTCAAAATTGAGGACAATAAGCAGTCCTTAAG GGAATATGTAGTTGATCTAGTTGGGGAACCAGGAAATGTTCATGGTCCAGATTCCTCAATCAATGGAGGATTGCTTTCTTCAGTGCCTTCACCATTACAAATTTCTCATCTAAAAGAATTCCAGCAACCTCAGGTGGACAGTGCATCATATTGTCAAATTCTAAACTCAGAGGAGCAGACGTGTGCTCCTAAAAATCCTTTATTTTTAG GTTGCGGGGAAGAATGTACACAAATAATGGAATCTTCTCTGGCACCTTTCGAGGAATCATCTCTGACACCTTTTAAGTTGGAAGGGAATGCTGAGAATTTCATACTTAACCGGCCAACTTTGCAATCTTCCCAGG TTATAAAAAACAGTGTCAAGCAACCAAAAGGCAGCTTATTGAGTGAGTCAGATCTGAAGGATGTTGATAGAAGACTTGTTAAACAAGGGAAATTTCCTTCTGTAACCAACCAAAAGTACTTGAATCTTGAACCGTCTCTTGCAATGGACTGGCTAGAGATATCATGGGATGAATTACATATCAAAGAGCGTGTTGGTGCTG GCTCCTTTGGAACCGTGCATCGTGCTGAATGGCATGGATCG GATGTAGCAGTCAAAGTTCTTACTATGCAGGATTTCGATGATGATGACTTGAAGGAGTTTCTAAGAGAG GTTGCAATAATGAAACGTGTAAGGCATCCGAATGTAGTTCTCTTCATGGGTGCAGTTACAAAGCGTCCACATCTATCAATAGTGACGGAATATCTGCCCAG AGGTAGTTTATTCCGCCTCATACACAAGCCAGCTTCTGGTGAAATGATGGATAATAGGAAGAAATTACGCATGGCATTGGATGTG GCCAAGGGGATCAATTATCTTCATTGTCTTAATCCTCCTGTCGTGCACTGGGATCTTAAATCTCCAAATTTATTGGTCGATAAAAATTGGACAGTAAAG GTAGCCGATTTTGGTTTGTCCAGATTCAAAGCAAACACTTTCATATCATCGAAGTCTGTTGCTGGAACA CCTGAGTGGATGGCTCCAGAGTTCCTTCGTGGAGAACCATCAAACGAGAAGTCTGATGTTTACAGTTTTGGAGTGATCCTGTGGGAGCTAGTAACCATGCAACAGCCCTGGAATGGTCTTAGCCCTGCACAG GTAGTTGGAGCTGTTGCTTTCCAAAATAGAAGACTCACTATCCCACAGAATGTCTCCCCAGTCTTGGCATCCCTTATGGAATCTTGCTGGGCCGA CGATCCCGCTCAACGCCCATCTTTTCCTAGTATAGTAGACTCTCTAAAGAAGTTGCTGAAGTCACCTGGGCAGTTAATACAGATGGGTGGAAAATAA
- the LOC115959507 gene encoding serine/threonine-protein kinase CTR1 isoform X1, with the protein MPHRTTYFFPRQFPDRGLEPASSSPKQVLDHEKQKIINNSFSTTITASKSSKSAFVVESDRNDDFTSDDVDTFLSHQTKSKKKQQFAAFCDWLVEKKTELRSNLHVNNNNNNNNKSSFSCDEDQDRNDRELLLSPQPQPEQEQQQPRGIERSLELLDRQVSLPRLSSTDESSYAGSLFSGTTTFDGNLSSSASGVKDSTKEEEEEVVVVVVEDTKEESLAQRAKQSYYLQVSLAKRLGAQAGLACQMPAVVDESSTGPQVSDAETVSYRLWVSGCLSYTDKISDGFYNILGMNPYVWLMCNDVEEGSQLPPLMSLKEVDHNETSMEVVLVDRRGDSRLKELEDKAQELYCASEDTFMLVKKLGKLVAIYMGGTFPVENGDLHLRWKLVSKRLRNFRKCVVLPIGSLSMGLCRHRAILFKKLADYIGLPCRIARGCKYCVADHRSSCLVKIEDNKQSLREYVVDLVGEPGNVHGPDSSINGGLLSSVPSPLQISHLKEFQQPQVDSASYCQILNSEEQTCAPKNPLFLGCGEECTQIMESSLAPFEESSLTPFKLEGNAENFILNRPTLQSSQGSISESLDSAPEQILHEFSRLSVGEDKVMIKQTNTEQIFVPGSPVIKNSVKQPKGSLLSESDLKDVDRRLVKQGKFPSVTNQKYLNLEPSLAMDWLEISWDELHIKERVGAGSFGTVHRAEWHGSDVAVKVLTMQDFDDDDLKEFLREVAIMKRVRHPNVVLFMGAVTKRPHLSIVTEYLPRGSLFRLIHKPASGEMMDNRKKLRMALDVAKGINYLHCLNPPVVHWDLKSPNLLVDKNWTVKVADFGLSRFKANTFISSKSVAGTPEWMAPEFLRGEPSNEKSDVYSFGVILWELVTMQQPWNGLSPAQVVGAVAFQNRRLTIPQNVSPVLASLMESCWADDPAQRPSFPSIVDSLKKLLKSPGQLIQMGGK; encoded by the exons atgcCTCACAGAACCACTTACTTTTTCCCGAGGCAATTTCCAGACCGTGGACTTGAGCCAGCCTCATCGTCACCCAAACAAGTCTTAGATCACGAAAAgcaaaaaatcatcaacaactCATTCAGCACCACCATCACCGCAAGCAAAAGCAGCAAAAGCGCTTTCGTCGTCGAAAGTGACAGAAACGATGATTTCACGAGCGACGATGTGGACACCTTTCTTTCTCATCAAACCAAGAGCAAGAAAAAGCAACAGTTCGCTGCTTTTTGCGACTGGTTAGTTGAGAAGAAGACCGAGCTTCGATCCAATCTTCACGtgaataataacaacaacaacaacaataagtCTTCGTTTTCATGTGACGAAGATCAAGATCGCAATGATCGCGAGCTTTTGCTatcaccacaaccacaaccagaGCAGGAGCAGCAGCAGCCACGTGGCATTGAGAGGAGCTTGGAGCTGTTGGATCGGCAAGTTTCGCTGCCGAGGCTTTCGAGTACCGATGAGAGCAGTTACGCTGGGAGCTTGTTCTCTGGAACGACGACGTTTGATGGGAACTTGTCGTCGAGCGCGAGCGGTGTTAAGGACTCGACgaaggaagaagaggaggaggtggtggtggtggtggtggaggataCTAAGGAGGAGAGTTTGGCTCAGAGAGCGAAGCAAAGTTACTACTTACAGGTTTCGTTGGCTAAGAGACTCGGTGCTCAGGCTGGTCTTGCTTGTCAAATGCCTGCGGTTGTGGATGAGAGTAGCACTGGACCTCAAGTTTCAGATGCTGAAACTGTTTCCTATCGTCTCtgg GTTAGTGGTTGCTTGTCTTACACTGATAAGATATCAGATGGTTTCTATAACATATTGGGAATGAATCCATATGTGTGGCTGATGTGCAATGATGTGGAGGAAGGTAGTCAGTTGCCACCATTGATGTCGCTTAAGGAAGTTGATCACAATGAGACATCCATGGAGGTGGTTCTTGTTGATAGACGCGGGGACTCTCGGCTTAAAGAACTTGAAGATAAGGCACAAGAACTGTATTGTGCTTCAGAGGATACCTTTATGTTGGTGAAGAAGCTAGGCAAACTTGTTGCTATTTACATGGG GGGCACTTTTCCAGTGGAGAATGGAGATCTCCACTTGCGCTGGAAATTGGTCAGCAAGAGATTGAGGAATTTTCGGAAATGCGTTGTGCTCCCTATTGGCAGTCTATCTATGGGACTTTGCAGGCATCGTGCAATTCTTTTCAAG AAGTTGGCAGATTACATAGGTTTGCCATGTCGGATTGCTCGGGGCTGCAAGTACTGTGTGGCTGATCATCGCTCTTCTTGTCTTGTCAAAATTGAGGACAATAAGCAGTCCTTAAG GGAATATGTAGTTGATCTAGTTGGGGAACCAGGAAATGTTCATGGTCCAGATTCCTCAATCAATGGAGGATTGCTTTCTTCAGTGCCTTCACCATTACAAATTTCTCATCTAAAAGAATTCCAGCAACCTCAGGTGGACAGTGCATCATATTGTCAAATTCTAAACTCAGAGGAGCAGACGTGTGCTCCTAAAAATCCTTTATTTTTAG GTTGCGGGGAAGAATGTACACAAATAATGGAATCTTCTCTGGCACCTTTCGAGGAATCATCTCTGACACCTTTTAAGTTGGAAGGGAATGCTGAGAATTTCATACTTAACCGGCCAACTTTGCAATCTTCCCAGGGCAGTATTTCTGAATCTCTGGATTCTGCTCCTGAGCAAATCTTACATGAATTTTCTAGGCTTAGTGTTGGTGAAGACAAAGTTATGATCAAGCAAACTAACACAGAACAGATATTTGTACCTGGAAGTCCAGTTATAAAAAACAGTGTCAAGCAACCAAAAGGCAGCTTATTGAGTGAGTCAGATCTGAAGGATGTTGATAGAAGACTTGTTAAACAAGGGAAATTTCCTTCTGTAACCAACCAAAAGTACTTGAATCTTGAACCGTCTCTTGCAATGGACTGGCTAGAGATATCATGGGATGAATTACATATCAAAGAGCGTGTTGGTGCTG GCTCCTTTGGAACCGTGCATCGTGCTGAATGGCATGGATCG GATGTAGCAGTCAAAGTTCTTACTATGCAGGATTTCGATGATGATGACTTGAAGGAGTTTCTAAGAGAG GTTGCAATAATGAAACGTGTAAGGCATCCGAATGTAGTTCTCTTCATGGGTGCAGTTACAAAGCGTCCACATCTATCAATAGTGACGGAATATCTGCCCAG AGGTAGTTTATTCCGCCTCATACACAAGCCAGCTTCTGGTGAAATGATGGATAATAGGAAGAAATTACGCATGGCATTGGATGTG GCCAAGGGGATCAATTATCTTCATTGTCTTAATCCTCCTGTCGTGCACTGGGATCTTAAATCTCCAAATTTATTGGTCGATAAAAATTGGACAGTAAAG GTAGCCGATTTTGGTTTGTCCAGATTCAAAGCAAACACTTTCATATCATCGAAGTCTGTTGCTGGAACA CCTGAGTGGATGGCTCCAGAGTTCCTTCGTGGAGAACCATCAAACGAGAAGTCTGATGTTTACAGTTTTGGAGTGATCCTGTGGGAGCTAGTAACCATGCAACAGCCCTGGAATGGTCTTAGCCCTGCACAG GTAGTTGGAGCTGTTGCTTTCCAAAATAGAAGACTCACTATCCCACAGAATGTCTCCCCAGTCTTGGCATCCCTTATGGAATCTTGCTGGGCCGA CGATCCCGCTCAACGCCCATCTTTTCCTAGTATAGTAGACTCTCTAAAGAAGTTGCTGAAGTCACCTGGGCAGTTAATACAGATGGGTGGAAAATAA
- the LOC115959507 gene encoding serine/threonine-protein kinase CTR1 isoform X4 → MPHRTTYFFPRQFPDRGLEPASSSPKQVLDHEKQKIINNSFSTTITASKSSKSAFVVESDRNDDFTSDDVDTFLSHQTKSKKKQQFAAFCDWLVEKKTELRSNLHVNNNNNNNNKSSFSCDEDQDRNDRELLLSPQPQPEQEQQQPRGIERSLELLDRQVSLPRLSSTDESSYAGSLFSGTTTFDGNLSSSASGVKDSTKEEEEEVVVVVVEDTKEESLAQRAKQSYYLQVSLAKRLGAQAGLACQMPAVVDESSTGPQVSDAETVSYRLWVSGCLSYTDKISDGFYNILGMNPYVWLMCNDVEEGSQLPPLMSLKEVDHNETSMEVVLVDRRGDSRLKELEDKAQELYCASEDTFMLVKKLGKLVAIYMGGTFPVENGDLHLRWKLVSKRLRNFRKCVVLPIGSLSMGLCRHRAILFKKLADYIGLPCRIARGCKYCVADHRSSCLVKIEDNKQSLREYVVDLVGEPGNVHGPDSSINGGLLSSVPSPLQISHLKEFQQPQVDSASYCQILNSEEQTCAPKNPLFLGCGEECTQIMESSLAPFEESSLTPFKLEGNAENFILNRPTLQSSQGSISESLDSAPEQILHEFSRLSVGEDKVMIKQTNTEQIFVPGSPVIKNSVKQPKGSLLSESDLKDVDRRLVKQGKFPSVTNQKYLNLEPSLAMDWLEISWDELHIKERVGAGSFGTVHRAEWHGSDVAVKVLTMQDFDDDDLKEFLREVAIMKRVRHPNVVLFMGAVTKRPHLSIVTEYLPRGSLFRLIHKPASGEMMDNRKKLRMALDVAKGINYLHCLNPPVVHWDLKSPNLLVDKNWTVKVADFGLSRFKANTFISSKSVAGTVEVYRSASLNM, encoded by the exons atgcCTCACAGAACCACTTACTTTTTCCCGAGGCAATTTCCAGACCGTGGACTTGAGCCAGCCTCATCGTCACCCAAACAAGTCTTAGATCACGAAAAgcaaaaaatcatcaacaactCATTCAGCACCACCATCACCGCAAGCAAAAGCAGCAAAAGCGCTTTCGTCGTCGAAAGTGACAGAAACGATGATTTCACGAGCGACGATGTGGACACCTTTCTTTCTCATCAAACCAAGAGCAAGAAAAAGCAACAGTTCGCTGCTTTTTGCGACTGGTTAGTTGAGAAGAAGACCGAGCTTCGATCCAATCTTCACGtgaataataacaacaacaacaacaataagtCTTCGTTTTCATGTGACGAAGATCAAGATCGCAATGATCGCGAGCTTTTGCTatcaccacaaccacaaccagaGCAGGAGCAGCAGCAGCCACGTGGCATTGAGAGGAGCTTGGAGCTGTTGGATCGGCAAGTTTCGCTGCCGAGGCTTTCGAGTACCGATGAGAGCAGTTACGCTGGGAGCTTGTTCTCTGGAACGACGACGTTTGATGGGAACTTGTCGTCGAGCGCGAGCGGTGTTAAGGACTCGACgaaggaagaagaggaggaggtggtggtggtggtggtggaggataCTAAGGAGGAGAGTTTGGCTCAGAGAGCGAAGCAAAGTTACTACTTACAGGTTTCGTTGGCTAAGAGACTCGGTGCTCAGGCTGGTCTTGCTTGTCAAATGCCTGCGGTTGTGGATGAGAGTAGCACTGGACCTCAAGTTTCAGATGCTGAAACTGTTTCCTATCGTCTCtgg GTTAGTGGTTGCTTGTCTTACACTGATAAGATATCAGATGGTTTCTATAACATATTGGGAATGAATCCATATGTGTGGCTGATGTGCAATGATGTGGAGGAAGGTAGTCAGTTGCCACCATTGATGTCGCTTAAGGAAGTTGATCACAATGAGACATCCATGGAGGTGGTTCTTGTTGATAGACGCGGGGACTCTCGGCTTAAAGAACTTGAAGATAAGGCACAAGAACTGTATTGTGCTTCAGAGGATACCTTTATGTTGGTGAAGAAGCTAGGCAAACTTGTTGCTATTTACATGGG GGGCACTTTTCCAGTGGAGAATGGAGATCTCCACTTGCGCTGGAAATTGGTCAGCAAGAGATTGAGGAATTTTCGGAAATGCGTTGTGCTCCCTATTGGCAGTCTATCTATGGGACTTTGCAGGCATCGTGCAATTCTTTTCAAG AAGTTGGCAGATTACATAGGTTTGCCATGTCGGATTGCTCGGGGCTGCAAGTACTGTGTGGCTGATCATCGCTCTTCTTGTCTTGTCAAAATTGAGGACAATAAGCAGTCCTTAAG GGAATATGTAGTTGATCTAGTTGGGGAACCAGGAAATGTTCATGGTCCAGATTCCTCAATCAATGGAGGATTGCTTTCTTCAGTGCCTTCACCATTACAAATTTCTCATCTAAAAGAATTCCAGCAACCTCAGGTGGACAGTGCATCATATTGTCAAATTCTAAACTCAGAGGAGCAGACGTGTGCTCCTAAAAATCCTTTATTTTTAG GTTGCGGGGAAGAATGTACACAAATAATGGAATCTTCTCTGGCACCTTTCGAGGAATCATCTCTGACACCTTTTAAGTTGGAAGGGAATGCTGAGAATTTCATACTTAACCGGCCAACTTTGCAATCTTCCCAGGGCAGTATTTCTGAATCTCTGGATTCTGCTCCTGAGCAAATCTTACATGAATTTTCTAGGCTTAGTGTTGGTGAAGACAAAGTTATGATCAAGCAAACTAACACAGAACAGATATTTGTACCTGGAAGTCCAGTTATAAAAAACAGTGTCAAGCAACCAAAAGGCAGCTTATTGAGTGAGTCAGATCTGAAGGATGTTGATAGAAGACTTGTTAAACAAGGGAAATTTCCTTCTGTAACCAACCAAAAGTACTTGAATCTTGAACCGTCTCTTGCAATGGACTGGCTAGAGATATCATGGGATGAATTACATATCAAAGAGCGTGTTGGTGCTG GCTCCTTTGGAACCGTGCATCGTGCTGAATGGCATGGATCG GATGTAGCAGTCAAAGTTCTTACTATGCAGGATTTCGATGATGATGACTTGAAGGAGTTTCTAAGAGAG GTTGCAATAATGAAACGTGTAAGGCATCCGAATGTAGTTCTCTTCATGGGTGCAGTTACAAAGCGTCCACATCTATCAATAGTGACGGAATATCTGCCCAG AGGTAGTTTATTCCGCCTCATACACAAGCCAGCTTCTGGTGAAATGATGGATAATAGGAAGAAATTACGCATGGCATTGGATGTG GCCAAGGGGATCAATTATCTTCATTGTCTTAATCCTCCTGTCGTGCACTGGGATCTTAAATCTCCAAATTTATTGGTCGATAAAAATTGGACAGTAAAG GTAGCCGATTTTGGTTTGTCCAGATTCAAAGCAAACACTTTCATATCATCGAAGTCTGTTGCTGGAACA GTTGAAGTTTATCGCAGTGCGTCACTCAACATGTAA
- the LOC115959507 gene encoding serine/threonine-protein kinase CTR1 isoform X3: MPHRTTYFFPRQFPDRGLEPASSSPKQVLDHEKQKIINNSFSTTITASKSSKSAFVVESDRNDDFTSDDVDTFLSHQTKSKKKQQFAAFCDWLVEKKTELRSNLHVNNNNNNNNKSSFSCDEDQDRNDRELLLSPQPQPEQEQQQPRGIERSLELLDRQVSLPRLSSTDESSYAGSLFSGTTTFDGNLSSSASGVKDSTKEEEEEVVVVVVEDTKEESLAQRAKQSYYLQVSLAKRLGAQAGLACQMPAVVDESSTGPQVSDAETVSYRLWVSGCLSYTDKISDGFYNILGMNPYVWLMCNDVEEGSQLPPLMSLKEVDHNETSMEVVLVDRRGDSRLKELEDKAQELYCASEDTFMLVKKLGKLVAIYMGGTFPVENGDLHLRWKLVSKRLRNFRKCVVLPIGSLSMGLCRHRAILFKKLADYIGLPCRIARGCKYCVADHRSSCLVKIEDNKQSLREYVVDLVGEPGNVHGPDSSINGGLLSSVPSPLQISHLKEFQQPQVDSASYCQILNSEEQTCAPKNPLFLGCGEECTQIMESSLAPFEESSLTPFKLEGNAENFILNRPTLQSSQGSISESLDSAPEQILHEFSRLSVGEDKVMIKQTNTEQIFVPGSPVIKNSVKQPKGSLLSESDLKDVDRRLVKQGKFPSVTNQKYLNLEPSLAMDWLEISWDELHIKERVGAGSFGTVHRAEWHGSDVAVKVLTMQDFDDDDLKEFLREVAIMKRVRHPNVVLFMGAVTKRPHLSIVTEYLPRGSLFRLIHKPASGEMMDNRKKLRMALDVAKGINYLHCLNPPVVHWDLKSPNLLVDKNWTVKVADFGLSRFKANTFISSKSVAGTVAKLGTDILFTP; the protein is encoded by the exons atgcCTCACAGAACCACTTACTTTTTCCCGAGGCAATTTCCAGACCGTGGACTTGAGCCAGCCTCATCGTCACCCAAACAAGTCTTAGATCACGAAAAgcaaaaaatcatcaacaactCATTCAGCACCACCATCACCGCAAGCAAAAGCAGCAAAAGCGCTTTCGTCGTCGAAAGTGACAGAAACGATGATTTCACGAGCGACGATGTGGACACCTTTCTTTCTCATCAAACCAAGAGCAAGAAAAAGCAACAGTTCGCTGCTTTTTGCGACTGGTTAGTTGAGAAGAAGACCGAGCTTCGATCCAATCTTCACGtgaataataacaacaacaacaacaataagtCTTCGTTTTCATGTGACGAAGATCAAGATCGCAATGATCGCGAGCTTTTGCTatcaccacaaccacaaccagaGCAGGAGCAGCAGCAGCCACGTGGCATTGAGAGGAGCTTGGAGCTGTTGGATCGGCAAGTTTCGCTGCCGAGGCTTTCGAGTACCGATGAGAGCAGTTACGCTGGGAGCTTGTTCTCTGGAACGACGACGTTTGATGGGAACTTGTCGTCGAGCGCGAGCGGTGTTAAGGACTCGACgaaggaagaagaggaggaggtggtggtggtggtggtggaggataCTAAGGAGGAGAGTTTGGCTCAGAGAGCGAAGCAAAGTTACTACTTACAGGTTTCGTTGGCTAAGAGACTCGGTGCTCAGGCTGGTCTTGCTTGTCAAATGCCTGCGGTTGTGGATGAGAGTAGCACTGGACCTCAAGTTTCAGATGCTGAAACTGTTTCCTATCGTCTCtgg GTTAGTGGTTGCTTGTCTTACACTGATAAGATATCAGATGGTTTCTATAACATATTGGGAATGAATCCATATGTGTGGCTGATGTGCAATGATGTGGAGGAAGGTAGTCAGTTGCCACCATTGATGTCGCTTAAGGAAGTTGATCACAATGAGACATCCATGGAGGTGGTTCTTGTTGATAGACGCGGGGACTCTCGGCTTAAAGAACTTGAAGATAAGGCACAAGAACTGTATTGTGCTTCAGAGGATACCTTTATGTTGGTGAAGAAGCTAGGCAAACTTGTTGCTATTTACATGGG GGGCACTTTTCCAGTGGAGAATGGAGATCTCCACTTGCGCTGGAAATTGGTCAGCAAGAGATTGAGGAATTTTCGGAAATGCGTTGTGCTCCCTATTGGCAGTCTATCTATGGGACTTTGCAGGCATCGTGCAATTCTTTTCAAG AAGTTGGCAGATTACATAGGTTTGCCATGTCGGATTGCTCGGGGCTGCAAGTACTGTGTGGCTGATCATCGCTCTTCTTGTCTTGTCAAAATTGAGGACAATAAGCAGTCCTTAAG GGAATATGTAGTTGATCTAGTTGGGGAACCAGGAAATGTTCATGGTCCAGATTCCTCAATCAATGGAGGATTGCTTTCTTCAGTGCCTTCACCATTACAAATTTCTCATCTAAAAGAATTCCAGCAACCTCAGGTGGACAGTGCATCATATTGTCAAATTCTAAACTCAGAGGAGCAGACGTGTGCTCCTAAAAATCCTTTATTTTTAG GTTGCGGGGAAGAATGTACACAAATAATGGAATCTTCTCTGGCACCTTTCGAGGAATCATCTCTGACACCTTTTAAGTTGGAAGGGAATGCTGAGAATTTCATACTTAACCGGCCAACTTTGCAATCTTCCCAGGGCAGTATTTCTGAATCTCTGGATTCTGCTCCTGAGCAAATCTTACATGAATTTTCTAGGCTTAGTGTTGGTGAAGACAAAGTTATGATCAAGCAAACTAACACAGAACAGATATTTGTACCTGGAAGTCCAGTTATAAAAAACAGTGTCAAGCAACCAAAAGGCAGCTTATTGAGTGAGTCAGATCTGAAGGATGTTGATAGAAGACTTGTTAAACAAGGGAAATTTCCTTCTGTAACCAACCAAAAGTACTTGAATCTTGAACCGTCTCTTGCAATGGACTGGCTAGAGATATCATGGGATGAATTACATATCAAAGAGCGTGTTGGTGCTG GCTCCTTTGGAACCGTGCATCGTGCTGAATGGCATGGATCG GATGTAGCAGTCAAAGTTCTTACTATGCAGGATTTCGATGATGATGACTTGAAGGAGTTTCTAAGAGAG GTTGCAATAATGAAACGTGTAAGGCATCCGAATGTAGTTCTCTTCATGGGTGCAGTTACAAAGCGTCCACATCTATCAATAGTGACGGAATATCTGCCCAG AGGTAGTTTATTCCGCCTCATACACAAGCCAGCTTCTGGTGAAATGATGGATAATAGGAAGAAATTACGCATGGCATTGGATGTG GCCAAGGGGATCAATTATCTTCATTGTCTTAATCCTCCTGTCGTGCACTGGGATCTTAAATCTCCAAATTTATTGGTCGATAAAAATTGGACAGTAAAG GTAGCCGATTTTGGTTTGTCCAGATTCAAAGCAAACACTTTCATATCATCGAAGTCTGTTGCTGGAACA GTTGCAAAGTTGGGCACAGATATTTTATTCACCCCATAA